One segment of Gammaproteobacteria bacterium DNA contains the following:
- a CDS encoding IS630 family transposase yields the protein MEFIQQLAANASRGDDAQQIVYVDESGFHNNVRNEFGWSPRGEIIFGERKSRPTEKLNLLGGLLNNEIIAPLAYLSYTDTEIFNTWLEKCLIPELPKNCIIVMDNARFHKSEETREIIEDNGHQLLFLPPYSPDLNPIENYWAILKGKLRKIVTNFQNLFDALVAVFQTI from the coding sequence ATGGAGTTTATTCAACAATTAGCGGCGAATGCATCCCGGGGAGATGATGCACAACAAATTGTTTATGTAGATGAATCTGGATTTCATAATAATGTAAGAAATGAATTTGGCTGGAGTCCAAGAGGCGAAATTATTTTTGGTGAAAGGAAAAGCAGACCCACTGAAAAACTAAATTTATTGGGTGGACTACTCAACAATGAAATCATTGCGCCACTTGCCTATCTATCTTATACAGATACGGAGATATTTAATACTTGGCTTGAGAAATGCTTAATCCCTGAACTTCCAAAAAATTGTATTATCGTGATGGATAATGCTCGTTTTCACAAATCGGAAGAAACACGAGAAATCATTGAAGACAATGGCCACCAATTGTTGTTTTTGCCTCCTTATTCACCGGATTTAAATCCTATCGAAAACTACTGGGCTATTCTTAAGGGAAAGTTGAGGAAAATTGTTACAAATTTTCAAAATCTTTTTGATGCGTTAGTTGCGGTTTTCCAAACTATCTAA
- a CDS encoding DUF3131 domain-containing protein, translating into MLLGSVWPALSASSLILHDFERFASPTPGITMSAWTTDPDLPSGRISYRLEPVQREESRQALYLQYHFHPGATEAMGWQLGLPDLDASAYDHLELWIRGDEQTGFAKSLKLQFKQPLAGGPFGLLRQGSTVVDGITRDWQRFQVPLRWMSGIEDWSHLRQFALVLQPRRSPVIQGAYWLDDLALVKTGQPGPSIYDRMIPPRKTAWETALGGKEAAQPYIHARLAGWLERLIVPATELPRDDQAFLAQLARDTWRGLAAFSDREHGLPLDTVRFNGSIAPERAWVGDYTNVTNIGLYLIDIIAARELGLIDPHEARERLSRTLDTLEQLETWQGFFFNYYDTTTLERTSHFISFVDSAWLSAGLIVARNALPELAERCARLIDREDYGVFYDPVDQLMMHGYYVHLPHRAEFNYGLLYSEARLGSLIAIGKGEVPEEHWYRMARTFPRYFDWQSQSPKQRVTRTVNGYAFPGGYYAWKKLKFVPSWGGSLFEALMPMLVLDEQRYAPASLGRNAVAHTEIQRRFALEHLGYPVWGLSPSSKPIGGYGEFGVRILGVRGYRAGAVTPHAAALALMVDPAAATANLRQLAQRYPVYGDFGFYDAVDPQTGQVAYNYLALDQSMILIALANYLKNGVIQRYFAADPIIQQVLPLLDAERFF; encoded by the coding sequence ATGTTGCTAGGTTCTGTTTGGCCGGCTCTTTCCGCCTCCTCCCTGATCCTGCACGACTTTGAGCGCTTCGCTAGCCCCACGCCGGGAATCACGATGAGCGCCTGGACGACTGATCCCGACCTTCCTTCCGGGCGGATTAGCTATCGACTGGAACCCGTACAGCGCGAGGAGAGTCGCCAGGCGCTCTATCTCCAGTACCACTTCCATCCTGGCGCAACCGAGGCGATGGGTTGGCAGCTCGGCCTGCCTGATCTCGACGCATCGGCTTACGATCATCTGGAATTGTGGATTCGCGGCGATGAACAGACCGGTTTCGCCAAGTCGCTGAAACTGCAATTCAAGCAGCCTCTAGCCGGTGGTCCATTCGGTTTGTTGCGCCAGGGCAGTACGGTAGTGGATGGGATTACCCGCGACTGGCAGCGTTTTCAGGTGCCGCTGCGCTGGATGAGCGGCATTGAAGACTGGAGCCATTTGCGCCAATTCGCCCTGGTGTTACAGCCGCGCCGGTCACCTGTGATTCAGGGCGCTTATTGGCTGGACGATCTGGCGCTGGTCAAGACCGGTCAGCCCGGCCCCAGCATTTATGATCGGATGATCCCACCGAGGAAAACCGCCTGGGAAACGGCTCTTGGCGGCAAGGAAGCCGCACAACCCTATATTCATGCGCGGCTGGCGGGCTGGCTGGAGCGACTGATCGTTCCCGCAACGGAACTGCCCCGGGACGACCAGGCGTTTCTGGCGCAATTGGCGCGCGATACCTGGCGAGGACTGGCGGCATTCAGCGACCGGGAGCATGGCTTGCCGCTGGACACGGTGCGTTTCAACGGCTCGATTGCGCCCGAGCGCGCCTGGGTGGGCGACTACACGAATGTGACCAATATCGGTCTATATCTCATCGATATCATTGCAGCGCGGGAACTAGGGCTGATTGATCCGCATGAAGCACGAGAACGGCTCAGTCGGACGCTCGATACCCTGGAGCAGCTGGAAACCTGGCAGGGATTTTTCTTTAATTACTACGACACGACGACTCTTGAACGCACCAGTCATTTTATATCTTTCGTCGACTCGGCCTGGTTGAGCGCCGGATTAATAGTCGCGCGCAACGCCCTGCCCGAACTCGCCGAGCGCTGCGCCCGATTAATCGACCGGGAAGATTATGGGGTATTTTACGACCCGGTCGATCAATTGATGATGCATGGCTACTATGTCCATTTACCGCACCGGGCGGAATTTAACTATGGCCTGTTGTACAGTGAGGCGAGGCTGGGCAGCCTGATCGCAATCGGCAAAGGTGAGGTTCCAGAAGAACACTGGTACCGTATGGCGCGCACCTTCCCGCGCTATTTCGACTGGCAGTCGCAGTCTCCCAAGCAGCGGGTTACGCGAACGGTCAATGGCTATGCCTTTCCCGGTGGTTATTACGCTTGGAAGAAGCTGAAGTTTGTGCCTTCGTGGGGCGGTAGTTTATTTGAGGCGCTGATGCCGATGCTGGTGCTGGACGAGCAACGGTATGCCCCAGCCAGTTTGGGTCGGAATGCCGTAGCCCACACGGAAATTCAGCGCCGCTTTGCCCTAGAGCATCTGGGCTATCCGGTATGGGGCCTGTCGCCCAGTTCTAAACCGATCGGCGGTTACGGCGAGTTTGGAGTGCGGATTCTGGGCGTGCGTGGTTACCGGGCCGGCGCGGTGACGCCCCATGCGGCGGCGTTGGCTCTGATGGTCGATCCGGCGGCGGCGACAGCGAATCTGCGTCAATTGGCGCAGCGCTACCCGGTTTATGGTGATTTCGGTTTCTACGATGCAGTCGATCCGCAAACCGGCCAGGTGGCGTACAATTACCTGGCCCTGGATCAGAGCATGATCCTCATTGCGCTAGCGAATTATCTAAAAAATGGCGTAATTCAACGCTACTTCGCTGCTGATCCGATTATCCAACAGGTGTTGCCACTGCTCGACGCGGAACGGTTTTTTTGA
- a CDS encoding ABC transporter ATP-binding protein has translation MAHVDFENIDKIYPDGTQAICDFSLTIADGERVALVGPSGCGKSTLLRLLAGLETPTNGLLSIGGEAVNHQSPQQRNVAMVFQDYALYPHMTVRRNLEFPLKMRDLPCVEIERQVHWVTELLSLGGLLDRLPRQLSGGQRQRVAMGRALVRQPSVFLMDEPLSNLDAQLRGQIRAEIGELLERTGATTLYVTHDQAEAMTLGQRVVVLDQGRLQQIASPQELYERPANTFVAGFIGSPPMNLLPARLTATREDRLRLRVGEQNLPLALSGSTTALWRQWLETPLSVGIRPEHLRLAAEKDEGLRATVQDAEYLGHETLLYLRVDGLATSTPVIVMRLSGLRSLHKGERLHLVLSPAHLHLFDAAGLALDHGVVSRDARY, from the coding sequence ATGGCCCACGTCGACTTCGAAAATATCGATAAAATCTATCCGGATGGGACGCAGGCTATCTGCGATTTCAGCCTGACCATCGCTGACGGTGAACGGGTGGCGCTGGTTGGTCCTTCCGGTTGCGGCAAGTCCACTCTGCTGCGTCTGCTGGCCGGGCTGGAGACCCCGACTAACGGTCTCCTGTCCATCGGCGGCGAGGCTGTCAATCACCAGTCGCCGCAACAGCGTAATGTGGCCATGGTTTTCCAGGACTATGCTCTATACCCACACATGACCGTGCGGCGCAACCTGGAATTTCCCTTGAAGATGCGCGATCTGCCCTGCGTCGAAATCGAACGGCAGGTGCACTGGGTTACCGAACTGCTGAGCCTCGGCGGTTTGCTCGATCGCTTGCCCCGCCAACTCTCCGGTGGCCAACGCCAGCGGGTTGCGATGGGGCGAGCGCTGGTGCGGCAACCCAGCGTATTCTTGATGGACGAACCGCTGTCCAACCTGGATGCCCAGCTGCGGGGGCAAATCCGCGCCGAGATTGGCGAACTGCTGGAGCGAACCGGCGCTACCACGCTTTATGTCACCCACGACCAGGCCGAGGCCATGACCCTGGGTCAGCGTGTCGTTGTGTTGGACCAGGGTCGCCTGCAACAAATCGCTTCCCCCCAGGAGCTATACGAACGTCCCGCCAATACGTTTGTGGCTGGTTTCATTGGCAGCCCGCCGATGAACCTGCTTCCAGCGCGGTTGACAGCAACCCGCGAAGACCGACTGCGGCTGCGCGTAGGCGAACAAAACCTGCCGCTGGCCTTGTCCGGGTCGACCACAGCGCTCTGGCGGCAATGGCTGGAAACGCCGCTCAGCGTTGGCATCCGCCCTGAGCATCTGCGTCTGGCCGCCGAAAAGGATGAAGGACTGCGGGCCACGGTGCAGGATGCGGAATACCTGGGTCACGAAACCCTCCTGTACCTGCGCGTCGACGGTCTGGCGACCTCCACGCCGGTGATCGTCATGCGCCTGTCTGGCCTTCGCAGCCTTCATAAAGGCGAAAGGCTTCATCTGGTTCTAAGTCCTGCTCATCTGCATCTGTTTGACGCTGCCGGCTTGGCGCTCGATCATGGTGTCGTCAGCCGCGACGCCCGCTATTGA
- the prmC gene encoding peptide chain release factor N(5)-glutamine methyltransferase, whose translation MDAAQQLARVSESPRLDAEVLLASTLKRPRSYLHAWPERMLKPQQAVRFTAWLERRLAGEPVAYLLGCREFWSLELEVTPDTLIPRPETELLVELALERLPVNDPIQVADLGVGSGAIALALARERPRARIVATDRSPAALAVARCNAQRLRIANIEFRQGDWCEALADERFDLIAANPPYVAATDPCWREGALRFEPSAALVAGVDGLDALRVIIAQAPDCLKPGGWLVLEHGYDQGETTATLLREQSFVEISDHQDAAGFPRTVCGRWTG comes from the coding sequence ATGGATGCCGCCCAACAACTGGCCAGAGTCAGCGAATCCCCGCGACTGGACGCCGAAGTATTGCTGGCGTCAACGCTGAAGCGGCCTCGCAGCTATCTACACGCTTGGCCGGAACGAATGCTGAAGCCTCAACAAGCCGTGCGGTTTACCGCCTGGCTGGAGCGACGCCTGGCCGGCGAACCGGTAGCCTATCTTCTTGGCTGCCGGGAATTCTGGTCGCTGGAACTGGAGGTCACCCCGGATACCCTGATTCCTCGTCCCGAAACCGAGTTACTAGTAGAGCTGGCGCTGGAGCGGTTGCCGGTAAATGATCCAATCCAGGTTGCTGATCTGGGCGTCGGCAGTGGCGCGATTGCTCTGGCGCTGGCCCGCGAACGACCACGAGCGCGCATCGTCGCCACCGATCGCAGTCCGGCGGCTCTGGCCGTTGCCCGGTGCAATGCGCAACGTCTGCGCATTGCGAATATCGAGTTTCGTCAAGGCGACTGGTGTGAAGCCCTTGCGGACGAACGCTTTGATCTTATCGCGGCCAATCCTCCCTATGTCGCCGCTACCGATCCTTGTTGGCGGGAAGGGGCGCTACGTTTCGAACCTTCGGCGGCGCTGGTGGCGGGCGTAGATGGATTGGATGCGTTGCGAGTCATCATTGCTCAGGCGCCGGACTGCCTGAAGCCCGGCGGTTGGCTCGTGTTGGAGCATGGCTATGATCAGGGTGAGACAACTGCGACCTTATTACGGGAACAAAGCTTTGTTGAGATCAGTGATCATCAGGATGCTGCAGGATTTCCACGAACCGTTTGTGGTCGCTGGACCGGTTGA
- the glnD gene encoding [protein-PII] uridylyltransferase, translated as MTVLDSAPLPVLPQITDSLRDNASWNDLALFDATTFERELTANVNAVTAFRSLLKQSDVRLKTLFRQGIPAYELVLARARLMDEVLQRLWVQFFETEIQDLALVAVGGYGRGELHPGSDVDIMILLDDQALETHRSGLENFLTFLWDIGLEVGHSVRTVEDCAREGAAEITVATSLMEARLLTGSMALFERMRAVTGPDRIWPDEAFFESKRQERCQRCRKYNETAFNLEPNIKDGPGGLRDMQMIGWVAKRHFGASTLQELVSHGFLSTREYDELIECRNYLWQVRFALHALTGRREDVLLFDHQRRIAQQFGYQDQDHNLAVEQFMQRYYRTVNALSRLNEMLLQLFEEAILSADEPGDPQPINRRFQVRRGYLEVTRPNVFLRYPFALLEVFLILQQHPEIKGIRASTIRSIRDHQPLIDDKFRNDVRPRSLFMEILRQPYGVTRQLRLMNAYGVLPAYLPEFGQIVGRMQYDLFHAYTVDQHILFVVRNLRRFFLPQYTEQLPHCSVIMARLPKPELLYVAGLYHDIAKGRGGDHSILGAEDARRFCRQHGLSSFDTRLIAWLVRHHLTLSLTAQKQDIHDPDVIHAFAQQMGDQMHLDYLYLLTVADIRGTNPNLWNTWRASLLWQLYEATRRALRRGLDNPIDKEERIREAQDQARRRLHLTKIDEERMNWIWEGFGDDYFLRHSADEIVWHTRAILKRGHRERPLVMARDDPGRGGTEIFIYTRDQDNLFALITSALDQLGLTIFDARIITGHNGYTLDSFTVLEDTGLPIQDRIRIKEILHTLLHYLQRSDSPPPLPARHISRIQKAFQMPTEVSFSENATNGRTVVELVSWDRPGLLCQVGQAFMTCGVQLHNAKIATIGARVEDVFFVTDRENRPLNNSMKYAALREALIAQLDSAENS; from the coding sequence ATGACCGTCCTCGATAGCGCGCCACTGCCTGTTTTGCCCCAGATTACCGACAGTTTACGGGATAATGCGTCGTGGAACGACCTGGCGCTGTTTGACGCTACGACCTTTGAGCGCGAACTCACCGCGAACGTGAATGCGGTCACCGCGTTCCGGAGCCTTCTCAAACAAAGCGATGTCCGGCTCAAGACGCTGTTCCGGCAAGGCATCCCTGCCTACGAGTTGGTGTTGGCGCGCGCCCGGTTGATGGATGAAGTGCTGCAGCGCCTCTGGGTTCAGTTTTTCGAAACAGAGATTCAGGATCTGGCGCTGGTGGCGGTGGGAGGTTATGGGCGTGGGGAACTGCACCCAGGTTCCGACGTAGACATCATGATCCTGCTGGACGACCAGGCGTTGGAGACGCATCGTTCCGGGCTGGAGAATTTTCTGACCTTCCTGTGGGACATCGGCTTGGAGGTTGGCCACAGCGTGCGCACTGTCGAGGATTGCGCCCGCGAAGGGGCCGCCGAGATCACGGTCGCGACCAGTCTGATGGAAGCGCGCCTGCTGACCGGTTCCATGGCGCTGTTCGAACGCATGCGCGCGGTGACCGGACCCGACCGGATTTGGCCGGATGAAGCCTTCTTTGAATCCAAGCGGCAAGAGCGTTGCCAGCGCTGTCGCAAATACAATGAAACCGCTTTTAATCTGGAGCCTAATATCAAGGATGGTCCTGGCGGCTTGCGCGACATGCAGATGATCGGCTGGGTCGCCAAGCGGCACTTTGGCGCCAGCACCTTGCAGGAACTGGTCAGCCACGGCTTTCTAAGCACGCGGGAATATGACGAACTGATTGAATGCCGAAACTATCTTTGGCAAGTGCGCTTTGCCCTCCATGCGCTGACCGGTCGCCGCGAAGATGTGCTGTTGTTCGATCATCAACGGCGCATCGCCCAGCAGTTCGGTTACCAGGACCAGGACCATAACCTGGCGGTCGAACAGTTCATGCAACGCTATTACCGGACGGTAAACGCCTTGAGCCGGCTGAACGAGATGCTGTTGCAGTTGTTTGAGGAAGCGATACTTTCAGCGGATGAACCGGGCGACCCACAACCGATCAATCGTCGTTTTCAGGTCCGGCGCGGCTATCTGGAAGTGACCCGGCCCAATGTCTTTCTGCGTTACCCGTTCGCGTTGCTGGAAGTCTTCCTGATCCTGCAACAACATCCGGAAATCAAGGGTATCCGCGCCTCTACTATCCGGTCGATTCGTGACCACCAGCCGTTGATCGATGACAAATTCCGCAACGATGTGCGCCCGCGCAGCCTGTTCATGGAAATCCTGCGTCAACCTTATGGGGTAACCCGGCAATTGCGGTTGATGAACGCCTACGGGGTGCTGCCGGCCTATCTGCCGGAATTTGGCCAGATTGTCGGGCGGATGCAATATGACCTATTCCACGCCTACACGGTGGATCAGCACATTCTATTCGTCGTGCGCAATCTGCGGCGGTTTTTCCTGCCCCAATATACTGAGCAACTCCCGCATTGCAGCGTCATCATGGCGCGGCTGCCCAAGCCGGAATTGTTGTACGTCGCCGGCCTCTATCATGACATCGCCAAGGGGCGCGGCGGCGATCATTCCATACTGGGCGCTGAAGACGCCAGGCGCTTCTGCCGCCAGCATGGACTCAGCAGCTTCGATACCCGACTGATTGCCTGGTTGGTGCGCCATCACCTGACCTTATCGCTAACTGCTCAAAAGCAGGATATCCACGATCCGGATGTGATCCATGCCTTCGCCCAGCAGATGGGCGATCAAATGCACTTGGACTATCTATATCTGCTGACGGTCGCTGACATTCGCGGCACCAACCCCAACCTGTGGAACACCTGGCGCGCTTCGTTGCTCTGGCAGTTATACGAAGCCACGCGGCGGGCCTTGCGGCGGGGTCTGGACAACCCGATTGACAAGGAAGAGCGCATCCGCGAGGCGCAGGATCAGGCGCGACGGCGGTTGCATTTGACCAAAATTGACGAGGAGCGGATGAACTGGATCTGGGAAGGGTTCGGCGACGACTACTTCCTGCGTCATTCCGCCGATGAGATTGTTTGGCACACCCGGGCGATTCTGAAGCGCGGCCATCGGGAACGCCCCCTGGTCATGGCGCGCGACGATCCCGGACGGGGCGGCACCGAAATCTTCATTTACACCCGCGATCAGGACAATCTGTTCGCGCTGATCACCTCCGCGCTTGATCAATTGGGGTTGACCATTTTCGATGCCCGGATCATCACCGGCCACAACGGCTACACGCTGGATAGCTTCACAGTGCTGGAGGATACCGGGTTGCCGATTCAGGACCGCATCCGCATTAAGGAAATTTTGCATACGCTGCTGCATTATCTTCAGCGTTCCGATTCGCCACCGCCCCTGCCCGCCCGGCATATTTCGCGGATTCAGAAGGCGTTTCAAATGCCCACCGAAGTCTCGTTCAGCGAAAACGCCACCAACGGCCGCACGGTGGTGGAACTGGTTTCCTGGGATCGTCCCGGATTGCTGTGCCAGGTCGGGCAAGCCTTCATGACCTGCGGCGTGCAATTGCATAATGCTAAAATTGCGACGATCGGCGCCCGGGTTGAGGACGTATTCTTCGTGACTGATCGTGAGAATCGCCCGTTGAACAATTCAATGAAGTACGCCGCATTGCGGGAAGCGCTGATTGCGCAACTGGATTCGGCGGAGAATAGCTAA
- the map gene encoding type I methionyl aminopeptidase, with product MRPQNRSRQTENMFQKPPKQPIAITYKTPAEIEKMRIAGQLAAEVLDMIGPYVQEGVTTEELDRICHDYMVNVQKVIPAPLNYRGFPKSICTSVNHVVCHGIPGPKKLRKGDVVNIDITVIKDSYHGDTSRMFAVGTPPIAAQRVCRIAHDCLRIGIETVRPGLRLGDVGHAIQKYAEAQRCSVVREYCGHGIGRDFHEDPQVLHYGNPGEGVSLIPGMTFTIEPMINAGKRHVKLLPDGWTVVTKDHSVSAQWEHTVLVTETGYEILTLSPGATL from the coding sequence ATGCGCCCCCAAAACCGTAGCCGACAGACTGAAAATATGTTCCAGAAACCTCCCAAGCAACCGATCGCCATCACCTACAAAACCCCAGCGGAAATTGAGAAAATGCGCATAGCGGGTCAGCTAGCCGCCGAAGTGCTGGATATGATCGGTCCTTATGTGCAGGAAGGCGTTACCACTGAGGAATTGGATCGGATTTGCCATGACTACATGGTGAATGTGCAGAAGGTGATTCCCGCGCCCTTGAACTACCGAGGCTTTCCAAAATCCATTTGCACCTCGGTCAATCACGTCGTCTGCCACGGCATTCCCGGACCGAAAAAACTCAGGAAGGGCGACGTCGTCAACATTGACATCACTGTAATCAAGGACAGCTACCATGGCGACACCAGCCGCATGTTTGCCGTCGGGACGCCGCCCATCGCTGCGCAACGGGTTTGCCGGATCGCTCATGACTGTCTGCGCATTGGCATTGAAACGGTGCGACCAGGCCTCCGCCTTGGCGATGTAGGCCACGCTATCCAGAAATACGCCGAGGCGCAGCGCTGCTCGGTCGTGCGGGAATACTGTGGCCACGGCATTGGCCGGGACTTTCATGAGGATCCTCAAGTGTTGCATTACGGCAATCCCGGCGAGGGGGTTTCCCTGATTCCCGGTATGACCTTCACCATTGAACCCATGATCAACGCCGGCAAGCGCCATGTGAAGTTGCTGCCGGATGGCTGGACCGTAGTGACCAAGGATCACAGCGTGTCCGCCCAGTGGGAACACACGGTGCTGGTCACTGAAACCGGCTACGAAATTCTCACGCTGAGTCCCGGCGCAACGCTTTAA
- the rpsB gene encoding 30S ribosomal protein S2 has product MATVSMRQMLEAGVHFGHQTRYWNPKMAPYIFGARSKIHIINLEKTLPLYLDSLNFIGRLASKGGKVLLVGTKRSARETTAEAAIRCGMPFVNHRWLGGMLTNFKTVRQSIKRLKDLELMAQDGTFDRLAKKEVIGLRRDMDKLERSLGGIKDMTSLPDALFVVDVGHERIAVQEANKLGIPVIGVVDTNNSPDGVNYVVPGNDDAIRAIQLYLGGVAEAVLEGRAVLATGRGPEEEFVEIPEETLPVNEGV; this is encoded by the coding sequence ATGGCGACTGTTTCGATGCGCCAGATGCTGGAGGCCGGCGTGCATTTCGGCCACCAGACCCGTTACTGGAATCCCAAAATGGCCCCGTATATCTTCGGGGCGCGCAGCAAAATTCATATTATCAACCTGGAAAAAACCCTGCCGCTGTACCTCGATTCGCTGAATTTCATCGGTCGACTGGCGTCCAAGGGCGGCAAGGTTCTGTTGGTGGGCACCAAACGCTCGGCCCGCGAAACGACCGCCGAGGCGGCGATCCGTTGCGGGATGCCGTTTGTTAACCACCGCTGGCTCGGTGGGATGCTCACCAATTTCAAGACGGTCCGGCAGTCCATCAAGCGACTCAAGGATCTGGAACTGATGGCCCAGGATGGCACCTTCGACCGTCTGGCCAAAAAAGAAGTCATCGGTCTGCGCCGGGACATGGACAAGTTGGAGCGTAGTCTCGGCGGCATCAAGGATATGACCAGTCTTCCGGATGCTTTGTTCGTCGTTGACGTGGGGCATGAGCGTATCGCGGTCCAGGAGGCCAATAAGCTGGGGATTCCCGTAATCGGTGTGGTGGACACCAATAACTCGCCAGATGGCGTGAACTATGTAGTTCCTGGTAATGACGACGCCATCCGCGCCATCCAGCTTTACCTCGGCGGCGTGGCCGAAGCGGTGTTGGAAGGTCGCGCGGTGCTGGCGACCGGACGTGGCCCCGAAGAGGAATTTGTTGAAATTCCCGAGGAAACGCTACCGGTCAATGAAGGCGTCTGA
- a CDS encoding elongation factor Ts, translating into MAEITAALVKELRERTGSGMMECKRALQETGGDIEAAVESMRKAGQAKADKKASRIAAEGLIVVKQANGATAMVEINCETDFVTKNEDFRAFADAVAEVALQGEWADLDALLAANMANGQSVEQNRRECIAKIGENINVRRFARLATSGGVLGSYLHGVRIGVLVELEGGDSDLAKDIAMHVAASRPLCISADQVPAELLAREKDIFAAQAAASGKPANIIDKMVEGRLRKYLEEVTLLGQPFVKDTEQSVDKLLKSHKARVIRFERFELGEGIEKKSGDFAAEVMAAARGD; encoded by the coding sequence ATGGCGGAAATCACCGCGGCGCTGGTCAAGGAACTGCGCGAACGTACGGGTTCGGGGATGATGGAGTGCAAGAGGGCCTTGCAGGAAACCGGTGGCGACATCGAAGCGGCGGTTGAATCGATGCGCAAGGCCGGGCAGGCCAAGGCGGATAAGAAGGCCAGCCGGATCGCTGCTGAAGGTTTGATCGTGGTCAAACAGGCCAACGGCGCAACCGCCATGGTCGAGATCAATTGCGAAACTGACTTTGTGACGAAAAACGAAGATTTTCGCGCATTCGCCGATGCCGTGGCCGAAGTGGCGCTGCAAGGCGAATGGGCGGATCTGGACGCCTTGCTGGCGGCGAACATGGCGAATGGCCAAAGCGTTGAGCAGAACCGGCGCGAGTGCATCGCCAAAATTGGCGAGAACATTAACGTCCGCCGTTTCGCCCGCTTGGCGACAAGCGGTGGCGTATTAGGCAGTTACCTGCATGGCGTGCGTATTGGCGTTCTAGTCGAGTTGGAAGGCGGCGATTCGGACTTGGCCAAGGACATTGCCATGCATGTTGCCGCCAGCCGGCCGCTGTGCATCAGCGCTGACCAGGTGCCGGCAGAACTGCTCGCCAGGGAAAAGGACATCTTTGCCGCTCAGGCGGCGGCCAGCGGCAAACCGGCCAATATCATCGACAAGATGGTGGAAGGACGCCTGCGCAAATACCTGGAGGAAGTGACCTTACTGGGTCAACCGTTCGTCAAGGACACCGAACAAAGCGTTGACAAGCTGCTGAAATCTCACAAAGCCCGAGTTATCCGTTTCGAGCGCTTTGAACTGGGCGAGGGCATCGAGAAAAAATCCGGCGACTTCGCCGCTGAGGTGATGGCGGCGGCGCGCGGCGACTAG
- the pyrH gene encoding UMP kinase — protein MLNSRPVFKRILLKLSGEALMGKDDYGIDTEVIARMASEVRDLRQLGVEVGMVIGGGNLFRGAGLAQAGMDRVTADHMGMLATVMNSLAMQDTLERLGVFTRVMSAIRINQVCEDYIRRRAIRHLEKGRVVIFAAGTGNPFFTTDSAASLRAIEINADVMLKATKVDGIYSADPFKDPHAVRYDRLTYDEALARKLQVMDATAIVMCREHDLPLMVFNINHPGDLVRIVCGEKVGTTVVRE, from the coding sequence ATGCTGAATTCCAGACCGGTATTTAAGCGGATTCTTCTCAAGCTCAGCGGCGAAGCGCTCATGGGCAAGGACGATTACGGTATCGATACTGAAGTGATTGCCCGCATGGCCAGTGAAGTACGCGATCTGCGTCAATTAGGCGTGGAAGTCGGCATGGTGATTGGCGGCGGCAACCTGTTTCGCGGCGCAGGATTGGCGCAGGCGGGCATGGACCGGGTGACTGCTGATCACATGGGAATGTTGGCTACGGTCATGAATTCGTTGGCAATGCAGGATACGCTGGAGCGACTGGGTGTTTTCACTCGCGTCATGTCGGCCATCCGTATTAATCAGGTCTGCGAGGACTATATCCGCCGCCGCGCTATTCGCCATCTGGAGAAGGGGCGGGTCGTGATCTTCGCTGCGGGCACCGGCAACCCCTTTTTCACTACCGATTCCGCCGCCAGCCTGCGAGCTATTGAGATTAATGCCGACGTCATGCTCAAGGCGACCAAGGTCGACGGCATTTATTCCGCGGATCCTTTCAAAGACCCGCACGCCGTGCGCTATGACCGCTTGACCTACGATGAGGCTCTGGCGCGTAAACTGCAAGTTATGGACGCTACGGCTATTGTCATGTGCCGTGAACATGACCTGCCGCTGATGGTTTTTAACATCAATCACCCCGGCGATCTGGTCAGGATCGTGTGTGGCGAGAAGGTAGGCACCACTGTGGTGCGGGAATGA